From a region of the Geothrix sp. 21YS21S-2 genome:
- the pssA gene encoding CDP-diacylglycerol--serine O-phosphatidyltransferase gives MGIFNFIYRTRLSRTLRLIRVGRPPTADPRGLPAIPVPAARVRCLLEPAALRTALLEGIAAARRRIYITALYLQDDAAGREIMDALHAAARAHPGLEIRVLVDWHRAQRGLIGKARSRGNAAMYEAYAAREGSGVAVLGVPVQTREVFGVLHLKGFILDDTVIYSGASLNEVYLNTSGRYRLDRYHVMESPALADCMVNYLRRVVASPAVTSLTQPHPPATRSLRGAIQAFRRHLRGARYEFAAARPGPGEVGVTPLSGFSRSRNPLNDTLMALVQATERSLTLYTPYFNLPRPLAHAVSRLLDQGREVTIVVGDKTANDFYIPPGEPFRFIGLVPYLYEANLRRFTQKHREALESGRLIIHLWRHDGHTFHAKGLAIDGRIAVLTGNNLNPRAWNLDLENGLVIRDPEGLLAQMHALERETILAHTTRLRSSQDLETLASYPQPVRKALKRLNRIQLDRFANRLL, from the coding sequence ATGGGGATCTTCAATTTCATCTACCGGACCCGTCTCTCCCGAACCCTCCGCCTGATCCGGGTGGGAAGGCCGCCCACCGCGGACCCCCGCGGCCTTCCGGCCATCCCGGTCCCCGCCGCCCGGGTGCGGTGCCTCCTGGAGCCCGCGGCGCTGCGGACCGCGCTCCTGGAGGGCATCGCCGCGGCCCGGCGGCGCATCTACATCACGGCCCTGTACCTCCAGGACGACGCCGCGGGGCGGGAGATCATGGATGCCCTCCATGCCGCGGCCCGCGCCCACCCGGGCCTGGAGATCCGGGTCCTGGTGGACTGGCATCGCGCCCAGCGGGGCCTCATCGGCAAGGCCCGGAGCCGGGGCAACGCCGCCATGTACGAGGCGTATGCGGCCCGGGAGGGCTCCGGCGTGGCGGTCCTGGGGGTGCCCGTCCAGACGCGCGAGGTCTTCGGCGTCCTGCACCTCAAGGGCTTCATCCTCGACGACACGGTGATCTACAGCGGGGCCAGCCTCAACGAGGTCTACCTGAACACGTCGGGACGCTACCGGCTCGACCGCTACCACGTGATGGAGAGTCCGGCCCTGGCGGACTGCATGGTGAACTACCTGCGCCGGGTGGTGGCCAGCCCCGCCGTGACCTCCCTCACCCAGCCGCACCCGCCCGCCACCCGGAGCCTGCGGGGCGCCATCCAGGCCTTCCGCCGGCACCTGCGGGGCGCCCGCTACGAATTTGCCGCGGCCCGGCCCGGCCCCGGGGAGGTCGGCGTCACGCCCCTCTCGGGCTTCAGCCGCTCGCGGAACCCCCTCAACGACACGCTGATGGCCCTGGTCCAGGCCACCGAGCGCAGCCTGACCCTCTACACGCCCTACTTCAACCTGCCCCGGCCCCTGGCCCACGCCGTCTCCCGCCTGCTGGACCAGGGCCGGGAGGTCACCATCGTGGTGGGGGACAAGACCGCCAACGACTTCTACATCCCGCCCGGGGAGCCCTTCCGGTTCATCGGCCTGGTGCCCTACCTCTACGAGGCCAACCTCCGGCGCTTCACCCAGAAGCACCGGGAGGCCCTGGAGAGCGGGCGCCTGATCATCCACCTCTGGCGGCACGACGGGCATACCTTCCACGCCAAGGGCCTCGCCATCGACGGCCGCATCGCCGTCCTCACCGGCAACAACCTGAATCCCAGGGCCTGGAACCTCGACCTGGAAAACGGCCTGGTGATCCGGGACCCCGAGGGCCTGCTCGCGCAGATGCACGCCCTGGAACGGGAGACCATCCTGGCGCACACCACCCGGCTCCGCTCCAGCCAGGACCTGGAAACCCTGGCCAGCTATCCGCAGCCCGTGCGCAAGGCCCTGAAGCGCCTGAACCGGATCCAGCTCGACCGGTTCGCGAACCGGCTCCTCTGA
- a CDS encoding HNH endonuclease → MMEVARRKAIRAVAAGRAQVLNPANLDRSVDPFGAIFLIIFPHAQACSESKLLMGRLDRRVMRRDHYTCQYEGCHNRADTIDHIVPLCQGGRSTWQNLVACCLPCNQYKGGRTPDQAGMRLKKVPEGPRAHLFRRFEEILKEGSAA, encoded by the coding sequence ATGATGGAGGTTGCCCGCAGGAAGGCGATCCGGGCCGTGGCCGCCGGCCGCGCCCAGGTGCTCAACCCCGCCAACCTGGACCGCTCCGTGGACCCGTTCGGGGCCATCTTCCTGATCATCTTCCCCCACGCCCAGGCCTGTTCCGAGAGCAAGCTCCTCATGGGCCGCCTGGACCGCAGGGTGATGCGGCGGGACCACTACACCTGCCAGTACGAGGGCTGCCACAACCGCGCCGACACCATCGACCACATCGTCCCCCTGTGCCAAGGTGGCCGTTCCACCTGGCAGAACCTCGTGGCCTGCTGCCTCCCCTGCAACCAGTACAAGGGCGGCAGGACCCCGGACCAGGCCGGCATGCGCCTGAAGAAGGTGCCCGAGGGCCCCCGGGCCCACCTGTTCCGGCGCTTCGAAGAGATCCTCAAAGAGGGTTCGGCGGCGTAG
- a CDS encoding polysaccharide deacetylase family protein: MKTISLRVDVDTLEGSLKGIPALLRMLDKQKMQASFYFSFGPDNSGKALRRIFRKGFLEKMRRTGGAKLYGFKTMMYGVLLPAPIIWKRAAAEIRSAREAGHEVAIHGWDHVQYHDLLDRKSRPWLEAWFRDAHAAFREVFGEAARGAVSPAWRCNDATLEIQEQYGLDYAGDCRGLSPFYPVVKGRTLATLQVPTTLPTLDEYLGLDGMTAADVNEKVWSLLREDALNVYALHTEVEGGALAGTFEAFLQGLRDREVRVRTHADWVPELKAANPPARELSRIEIPGRAGWVSFGG; this comes from the coding sequence ATGAAGACGATTTCGCTGCGCGTGGACGTGGACACCCTCGAGGGCTCCCTGAAGGGCATTCCCGCCCTGCTGCGGATGCTGGACAAGCAGAAGATGCAGGCCAGCTTCTACTTCAGCTTCGGGCCGGACAACTCCGGCAAGGCCCTGCGCCGCATCTTCCGCAAGGGCTTCCTGGAGAAGATGCGCCGCACCGGCGGGGCGAAGCTCTACGGCTTCAAGACCATGATGTACGGGGTCCTGCTGCCGGCCCCCATCATCTGGAAGCGCGCCGCCGCCGAGATCCGCAGCGCCCGCGAGGCCGGGCACGAGGTGGCCATCCACGGCTGGGACCACGTGCAGTACCACGACCTCCTGGACCGCAAGTCCCGGCCGTGGCTGGAAGCCTGGTTCCGGGACGCCCACGCCGCCTTCCGGGAGGTCTTCGGCGAGGCCGCCCGGGGCGCGGTGAGCCCCGCCTGGCGCTGCAACGACGCCACCCTGGAGATCCAGGAGCAGTACGGGCTGGACTACGCCGGGGACTGCCGGGGCCTGTCGCCCTTCTACCCCGTGGTGAAGGGCCGCACCCTGGCCACCCTCCAGGTGCCCACCACGCTGCCCACCCTGGACGAGTACCTGGGCCTGGACGGCATGACCGCGGCCGACGTGAACGAGAAGGTCTGGTCCCTGCTGCGGGAGGACGCGCTCAACGTCTACGCCCTCCACACCGAGGTGGAAGGGGGCGCCCTGGCCGGCACCTTCGAGGCCTTCCTCCAGGGCCTGCGGGACCGGGAGGTGCGGGTGCGCACGCACGCGGACTGGGTGCCGGAGCTGAAGGCCGCGAATCCTCCCGCGCGGGAGCTCTCCCGCATCGAGATTCCGGGCCGGGCCGGGTGGGTCAGCTTCGGGGGCTAG